In one Drosophila albomicans strain 15112-1751.03 chromosome X, ASM965048v2, whole genome shotgun sequence genomic region, the following are encoded:
- the LOC117568613 gene encoding calpain-D isoform X3 — protein MGTISSVLQWSCSKCNTINPTESLKCFNCGTVRKVFPSPTATLYHHHHQQQQQSQSQQMQPPRQQQQQQQHHRQRQNAGGGGGGGTATVAGVVTAAAELATECDEEVATIVDKHKAVTSTHEAAAASARLIPAAPRNDNKTQQSQQQQQQQQSMLQGSRKLRTCGKCSYAYNRLWSESCEMCDPSPQSQSQQDQPAPVPGALSPRNDEPWTCKKCTLVNYATAMACIVCGGSKLKSISSIEDMTLRKGEFWTCSHCTLKNSLAVGLCSACKSMRLLPVMMDAVRERPDGQSYEEQDHASSLVTQSLSELAITTTPQAPPPVSQLQLPLPATRLSRSPSPRAALPVATAPMASAAPAACIATAQQQQAGIQAPTQRSSSGAIPKRHSTGGSIVPRQQHPLNIASSSNSSYNLQQQQQQQQQQQSTVKKWQCPACTYENCAASVVCEICSSSRGLVNAVLSDALARKSLRVTNLSEFRQESKLMENLRQLEETEALTKWQNIIQYCRDNNELFVDDSFPPAPKSLYYNPASSALDGGNPVVQWRRPHEINCDGGAYPPWAVFRTPLPSDICQGVLGNCWLLSALAVLAEREDLVKEVLVTKEICAQGAYQVRLCKDGKWTTVLVDDLLPCDKRGHLVYSQAKRKQLWVPLIEKAVAKIHGCYEALVSGRAIEGLATLTGAPCESIPLQASSLPMPSEDELDKDLIWAQLLSSRCVRFLMGASCGGGNMKVDEEEYQHKGLRPRHAYSVLDVKDIQGHRLLKLRNPWGHYSWRGDWSDDSTLWTDDLRDALMPHGASEGVFWISFEDVLNYFDCIDICKVRSGWNEVRLQGTLQPLCSISCVLLTVLEPTEAEFTLFQEGQRNSEKSQRSQLDLCVVIFRTRSPAAPEIGRLVEHSKRQVRGFVGCHKMLERDIYLLVCLAFNHWHTGIEDPHQYPQCILAIHSSKRLLVEQITPSPHLLADAIISLTLTKGQRHEGREGMTAYYLTKGWAGLVVMVENRHENKWIHVKCDCQESYNVVSTRGELKTVDSVPPLQRQVIIVLTQLEGSGGFSIAHRLTHRLANSRGLHDWGPPGATHCPPIENVHGLHAPRLIT, from the exons atggGCACAATATCTTCGGTTCTACAATGGTCGTGCAGCAAATGCAATACAATTAATCCAACGGAATCGctaaaatgtttcaattgcGGCACCGTTCGAAAGGTATTTCCCAGTCCTACCGCAACATtgtatcatcatcatcaccagcagcagcagcaatcacaatCACAGCAAATGCAGCCGccgcgacagcaacaacaacaacaacagcatcatcgacaacgacaaaacgctggaggaggtggaggcggGGGCACAGCCACTGTCGCGGGGGTGGTGACGGCTGCAGCGGAGTTGGCCACTGAGTGTGATGAGGAGGTCGCGACAATTGTTGATAAGCACAAAGCTGTGACCAG CACGCACGAAGCGGCAGCAGCGAGTGCTCGACTCATTCCAGCAGCGCCACGCAACGACAATAAGACGCAGcaatcacaacagcaacagcagcagcagcaatcgatGCTCCAGGGCAGCCGAAAGTTGCGGACTTGCGGCAAATGTTCCTACGCCTACAATCGCCTCTGGTCCGAGTCCTGTGAGATGTGCGACCCATCGCcgcagtctcagtcgcagcAAGATCAACCAGCACCAG TTCCTGGCGCGCTGTCGCCGCGCAACGATGAGCCGTGGACGTGCAAGAAGTGCACGCTGGTCAACTATGCGACGGCAATGGCGTGCATCGTGTGCGGCGGCTCCAAGCTGAAGAGCATCTCATCCATCGAGGACATGACGCTGCGCAAGGGCGAATTCTGGACGTGCAGCCACTGCACGCTGAAGAACTCGCTCGCCGTCGGACTGTGCAGTGCCTGCAAATCGATGCGTTTGCTCCCCGTGATGATGGACGCGGTGCGCGAACGTCCCGATGGTCAGTCCTATGAGGAGCAGGATCATGCATCATCATTAGTCACTCAGTCCCTCAGCGAgctagcaataacaacaacacctcAAGCACCGCCGCCGGTGTCGCAGCTCCAGTTGCCACTGCCGGCAACGCGTCTCTCGCGCAGTCCATCGCCTCGGGCTGCGCTTCCGGTGGCCACAGCGCCCATGGCCAGTGCAGCTCCGGCAGCTTGCATCGCCacagcgcagcagcaacaggctgGGATTCAGGCACCGACGCAACGGAGCTCCTCGGGTGCCATACCGAAGCGTCACAGCACTGGGGGCTCGATTGTGCCGCGTCAGCAACATCCGCTTAACATTGCCAGCAGCTCCAACTCTAGCTACAatctccaacaacaacagcagcagcagcagcaacaacaatctaCAGTCAAGAAGTGGCAATGTCCCGCCTGCACGTATGAGAACTGTGCCGCTTCGGTGGTCTGTGAGATTTGCTCGAGTTCGCGTGGTTTGGTCAACGCTGTGCTCTCCGATGCCTTGGCACGCAAATCGCTGCGCGTCACGAATCTCAGCGAGTTCCGGCAGGAGAGCAAACTGATGGAGAACCTGCGACAGCTGGAGGAAACCGAAGCGCTCACCAAGTGGCAGAACATCATCCAATATTGTCGCGACAACAACGAACTCTTTGTCGACGACTCGTTTCCACCCGCACCAAAGAGTCTTTACTACAATCCGGCGAGCAGTGCTCTAGATGGCGGCAATCCTGTTGTCCAATGGCGACGTCCCCACGAGATCAATTGCGATGGCGGCGCCTATCCACCGTGGGCTGTGTTTCGCACCCCGTTGCCCTCGGACATTTGCCAAGGTGTCTTAGGGAATTGTTGGCTGCTCAGTGCGCTCGCTGTGCTCGCCGAGCGCGAGGATCTCGTCAAGGAGGTGCTGGTGACGAAGGAGATTTGCGCTCAGGGCGCCTATCAGGTGCGTCTGTGCAAGGATGGCAAGTGGACCACGGTCCTGGTCGATGATCTGTTGCCCTGCGACAAGCGCGGACATTTGGTTTACTCGCAGGCCAAGCGCAAGCAGCTCTGGGTGCCGCTCATCGAGAAGGCGGTGGCCAAGATCCATGGCTGCTACGAGGCCCTCGTCTCGGGTCGTGCCATCGAGGGACTCGCCACACTGACGGGAGCGCCCTGCGAGAGCATTCCATTGCAG GCCAGTTCGTTGCCCATGCCCAGCGAGGATGAGCTGGACAAGGACTTGATTTGGGCGCAGCTGTTAAGCTCGCGTTGTGTGCGCTTCTTGATGGGCGCCagctgcggcggcggcaacaTGAAGGTCGACGAAGAGGAGTATCAGCACAAGGGACTGCGACCACGTCACGCCTACTCGGTGCTCGATGTGAAGGACATCCAGGGACATCGACTGTTGAAGCTACGCAATCCATGGGGTCATTATTCATGGCGCGGCGATTGGTCGGATGATTCGACGCTTTGGACAGACGATTTGCGTGATGCTTTAATGCCGCATGGCGCCTCGGAGGGCGTTTTTTGGATCTCGTTCGAGGATGTGCTCAACTATTTCGACTGCATTGACATTTGCAAGGTGCGTTCCGGTTGGAATGAGGTGCGCTTGCAGGGCACTCTTCAGCCGCTCTGCTCGATATCGTGTGTGCTGCTGACGGTGCTGGAGCCAACGGAGGCGGAGTTTACGCTCTTCCAGGAGGGGCAACGCAACTCGGAGAAGTCGCAACGCTCCCAGCTGGATCTCTGTGTTGTGATATTTCGCACACGCTCGCCGGCGGCGCCCGAAATTGGGCGACTCGTGGAGCACAGCAAGCGACAG GTTCGTGGATTTGTTGGCTGCCACAAGATGCTGGAGCGTGACATTTATTTGCTCGTCTGCTTGGCCTTTAATCACTGGCACACGGGCATCGAGGATCCGCATCAGTATCCGCAATGCATACTAGCCATACACAGCTCGAAGCGTCTGCTCGTTGAGCAGATAACACCATCGCCGCATCTGCTCGCTGATGCCATCATCAGCTTGACACTGACCAAGGGACAGCGGCACGAGGGACGCGAAGGCATGACCGCCTACTATCTGACCAAG GGCTGGGCTGGTCTGGTCGTAATGGTAGAGAACCGGCATGAGAACAAGTGGATACATGTGAAGTGCGATTGCCAGGAGAGCTACAATGTGGTGTCGACGCGCGGCGAGCTCAAAACGGTGGACTCGGTGCCGCCCCTGCAACG GCAAGTGATCATTGTGCTGACGCAGCTGGAGGGCAGCGGCGGCTTTAGCATCGCACATCGGTTGACGCATCGGCTGGCGAACTCGAGGGGTTTGCATGACTGGGGTCCACCAGGTGCCACCCACTGTCCGCCCATTGAGAATGTGCACGGTCTGCATGCGCCACGGTTGATAACATAA
- the LOC117568613 gene encoding calpain-D isoform X4, producing the protein MLQGSRKLRTCGKCSYAYNRLWSESCEMCDPSPQSQSQQDQPAPVPGALSPRNDEPWTCKKCTLVNYATAMACIVCGGSKLKSISSIEDMTLRKGEFWTCSHCTLKNSLAVGLCSACKSMRLLPVMMDAVRERPDGQSYEEQDHASSLVTQSLSELAITTTPQAPPPVSQLQLPLPATRLSRSPSPRAALPVATAPMASAAPAACIATAQQQQAGIQAPTQRSSSGAIPKRHSTGGSIVPRQQHPLNIASSSNSSYNLQQQQQQQQQQQSTVKKWQCPACTYENCAASVVCEICSSSRGLVNAVLSDALARKSLRVTNLSEFRQESKLMENLRQLEETEALTKWQNIIQYCRDNNELFVDDSFPPAPKSLYYNPASSALDGGNPVVQWRRPHEINCDGGAYPPWAVFRTPLPSDICQGVLGNCWLLSALAVLAEREDLVKEVLVTKEICAQGAYQVRLCKDGKWTTVLVDDLLPCDKRGHLVYSQAKRKQLWVPLIEKAVAKIHGCYEALVSGRAIEGLATLTGAPCESIPLQASSLPMPSEDELDKDLIWAQLLSSRCVRFLMGASCGGGNMKVDEEEYQHKGLRPRHAYSVLDVKDIQGHRLLKLRNPWGHYSWRGDWSDDSTLWTDDLRDALMPHGASEGVFWISFEDVLNYFDCIDICKVRSGWNEVRLQGTLQPLCSISCVLLTVLEPTEAEFTLFQEGQRNSEKSQRSQLDLCVVIFRTRSPAAPEIGRLVEHSKRQVRGFVGCHKMLERDIYLLVCLAFNHWHTGIEDPHQYPQCILAIHSSKRLLVEQITPSPHLLADAIISLTLTKGQRHEGREGMTAYYLTKGWAGLVVMVENRHENKWIHVKCDCQESYNVVSTRGELKTVDSVPPLQRQVIIVLTQLEGSGGFSIAHRLTHRLANSRGLHDWGPPGATHCPPIENVHGLHAPRLIT; encoded by the exons atGCTCCAGGGCAGCCGAAAGTTGCGGACTTGCGGCAAATGTTCCTACGCCTACAATCGCCTCTGGTCCGAGTCCTGTGAGATGTGCGACCCATCGCcgcagtctcagtcgcagcAAGATCAACCAGCACCAG TTCCTGGCGCGCTGTCGCCGCGCAACGATGAGCCGTGGACGTGCAAGAAGTGCACGCTGGTCAACTATGCGACGGCAATGGCGTGCATCGTGTGCGGCGGCTCCAAGCTGAAGAGCATCTCATCCATCGAGGACATGACGCTGCGCAAGGGCGAATTCTGGACGTGCAGCCACTGCACGCTGAAGAACTCGCTCGCCGTCGGACTGTGCAGTGCCTGCAAATCGATGCGTTTGCTCCCCGTGATGATGGACGCGGTGCGCGAACGTCCCGATGGTCAGTCCTATGAGGAGCAGGATCATGCATCATCATTAGTCACTCAGTCCCTCAGCGAgctagcaataacaacaacacctcAAGCACCGCCGCCGGTGTCGCAGCTCCAGTTGCCACTGCCGGCAACGCGTCTCTCGCGCAGTCCATCGCCTCGGGCTGCGCTTCCGGTGGCCACAGCGCCCATGGCCAGTGCAGCTCCGGCAGCTTGCATCGCCacagcgcagcagcaacaggctgGGATTCAGGCACCGACGCAACGGAGCTCCTCGGGTGCCATACCGAAGCGTCACAGCACTGGGGGCTCGATTGTGCCGCGTCAGCAACATCCGCTTAACATTGCCAGCAGCTCCAACTCTAGCTACAatctccaacaacaacagcagcagcagcagcaacaacaatctaCAGTCAAGAAGTGGCAATGTCCCGCCTGCACGTATGAGAACTGTGCCGCTTCGGTGGTCTGTGAGATTTGCTCGAGTTCGCGTGGTTTGGTCAACGCTGTGCTCTCCGATGCCTTGGCACGCAAATCGCTGCGCGTCACGAATCTCAGCGAGTTCCGGCAGGAGAGCAAACTGATGGAGAACCTGCGACAGCTGGAGGAAACCGAAGCGCTCACCAAGTGGCAGAACATCATCCAATATTGTCGCGACAACAACGAACTCTTTGTCGACGACTCGTTTCCACCCGCACCAAAGAGTCTTTACTACAATCCGGCGAGCAGTGCTCTAGATGGCGGCAATCCTGTTGTCCAATGGCGACGTCCCCACGAGATCAATTGCGATGGCGGCGCCTATCCACCGTGGGCTGTGTTTCGCACCCCGTTGCCCTCGGACATTTGCCAAGGTGTCTTAGGGAATTGTTGGCTGCTCAGTGCGCTCGCTGTGCTCGCCGAGCGCGAGGATCTCGTCAAGGAGGTGCTGGTGACGAAGGAGATTTGCGCTCAGGGCGCCTATCAGGTGCGTCTGTGCAAGGATGGCAAGTGGACCACGGTCCTGGTCGATGATCTGTTGCCCTGCGACAAGCGCGGACATTTGGTTTACTCGCAGGCCAAGCGCAAGCAGCTCTGGGTGCCGCTCATCGAGAAGGCGGTGGCCAAGATCCATGGCTGCTACGAGGCCCTCGTCTCGGGTCGTGCCATCGAGGGACTCGCCACACTGACGGGAGCGCCCTGCGAGAGCATTCCATTGCAG GCCAGTTCGTTGCCCATGCCCAGCGAGGATGAGCTGGACAAGGACTTGATTTGGGCGCAGCTGTTAAGCTCGCGTTGTGTGCGCTTCTTGATGGGCGCCagctgcggcggcggcaacaTGAAGGTCGACGAAGAGGAGTATCAGCACAAGGGACTGCGACCACGTCACGCCTACTCGGTGCTCGATGTGAAGGACATCCAGGGACATCGACTGTTGAAGCTACGCAATCCATGGGGTCATTATTCATGGCGCGGCGATTGGTCGGATGATTCGACGCTTTGGACAGACGATTTGCGTGATGCTTTAATGCCGCATGGCGCCTCGGAGGGCGTTTTTTGGATCTCGTTCGAGGATGTGCTCAACTATTTCGACTGCATTGACATTTGCAAGGTGCGTTCCGGTTGGAATGAGGTGCGCTTGCAGGGCACTCTTCAGCCGCTCTGCTCGATATCGTGTGTGCTGCTGACGGTGCTGGAGCCAACGGAGGCGGAGTTTACGCTCTTCCAGGAGGGGCAACGCAACTCGGAGAAGTCGCAACGCTCCCAGCTGGATCTCTGTGTTGTGATATTTCGCACACGCTCGCCGGCGGCGCCCGAAATTGGGCGACTCGTGGAGCACAGCAAGCGACAG GTTCGTGGATTTGTTGGCTGCCACAAGATGCTGGAGCGTGACATTTATTTGCTCGTCTGCTTGGCCTTTAATCACTGGCACACGGGCATCGAGGATCCGCATCAGTATCCGCAATGCATACTAGCCATACACAGCTCGAAGCGTCTGCTCGTTGAGCAGATAACACCATCGCCGCATCTGCTCGCTGATGCCATCATCAGCTTGACACTGACCAAGGGACAGCGGCACGAGGGACGCGAAGGCATGACCGCCTACTATCTGACCAAG GGCTGGGCTGGTCTGGTCGTAATGGTAGAGAACCGGCATGAGAACAAGTGGATACATGTGAAGTGCGATTGCCAGGAGAGCTACAATGTGGTGTCGACGCGCGGCGAGCTCAAAACGGTGGACTCGGTGCCGCCCCTGCAACG GCAAGTGATCATTGTGCTGACGCAGCTGGAGGGCAGCGGCGGCTTTAGCATCGCACATCGGTTGACGCATCGGCTGGCGAACTCGAGGGGTTTGCATGACTGGGGTCCACCAGGTGCCACCCACTGTCCGCCCATTGAGAATGTGCACGGTCTGCATGCGCCACGGTTGATAACATAA